The DNA window GCCCAGCTGGTGCGGGCCCTGGGCTATCCTGTGGCCTTGGTGGAGGGGGAAAGGACGGCCTTCAAGGTCACCTACCGGGAGGACCTCCTCCTGGCGGAGGCGGTGGCACGGGTATGGAGCGCCTGGCCCCAGGGAAGGTAAACCTCGGCCTCTCCCTGCTGGGGAGGCGGCCTGACGGCTACCATGAGCTCCACACCCTCTTCGCTGCCCTTTCCTTTGGCGACCGGGTGGTGGTGGAGCCCCTCCCCGAGGGGATCGCCTTCCGCGGGCGCTACGGGCGGAGGAACCTGGCCTACCGGGCGGCGGAGGCCTATCTGGAAAGGGCGGGCTGGCCCGGGGGGGTGCGGATCCTCCTGGAGAAGGAGCTCCCCGAGGGGGCGGGCCTGGGTGGGGGGAGCTCGGACGCCGCCCAGGTGCTTTTGGCCCTTAAGGAGATCTACCCGGCGGAGGTGGACCTCTTGGCCTTGGCCCTCTCCCTGGGGGCGGACGTCCCCTTCTTTCTCCAGGGAGGGGTGGCCGAGGCCCGGGGCGTGGGGGAGCGCCTTTTTCCCTGC is part of the Thermus islandicus DSM 21543 genome and encodes:
- the ispE gene encoding 4-(cytidine 5'-diphospho)-2-C-methyl-D-erythritol kinase, with product MERLAPGKVNLGLSLLGRRPDGYHELHTLFAALSFGDRVVVEPLPEGIAFRGRYGRRNLAYRAAEAYLERAGWPGGVRILLEKELPEGAGLGGGSSDAAQVLLALKEIYPAEVDLLALALSLGADVPFFLQGGVAEARGVGERLFPCALPPLPVVVFAPGLRLPTPLVYREVKPHDFAPELPLPEVLAALVRGEEPPYWNSLEGPAFRLYPELREVKARLRALGLYGVLMSGSGSAFFGFAQDLEHARRAVEALRRMGYARYGTLGGGGGRHGAP